One window from the genome of Paracoccus zhejiangensis encodes:
- a CDS encoding DUF6173 family protein, translating to MMMTRTPKTRTEPKLTKPARTTPELKAPTAPPKAAPKTATKPEQKPLAAPSGAPKFAGAPTIIPPAATPPAITIPVPAIAEDLWPQEDAADQATLHAAEEVFNHLLARVKEFQANLPAHHELGIQLANYGGERALHVRGMGFRNPNIIEFYGLLDGDRQVTVVQHVSQLNFLLIAVPPVAEQEPYRIGFGAELRTDRG from the coding sequence ATGATGATGACCAGGACACCGAAAACCAGAACCGAGCCGAAGCTGACCAAGCCCGCGCGGACCACGCCCGAGCTGAAGGCGCCGACCGCCCCTCCCAAGGCCGCCCCCAAGACGGCGACGAAACCCGAGCAGAAACCCCTCGCCGCCCCCTCGGGTGCGCCGAAATTCGCCGGTGCCCCCACCATCATCCCGCCCGCCGCCACCCCACCCGCCATCACCATCCCGGTTCCGGCCATTGCCGAGGATCTCTGGCCGCAAGAGGATGCGGCGGATCAGGCCACGCTTCATGCCGCCGAAGAGGTGTTCAACCATCTGCTGGCGCGGGTGAAGGAGTTTCAGGCGAACCTGCCCGCCCATCACGAGCTGGGCATCCAGCTGGCGAATTACGGTGGAGAGCGCGCGCTGCATGTGCGCGGCATGGGCTTTCGCAACCCGAACATCATCGAATTCTATGGGCTTCTGGATGGCGACCGGCAGGTCACCGTGGTTCAGCATGTCTCGCAGCTGAATTTTCTGCTGATCGCGGTGCCGCCGGTGGCCGAGCAGGAACCCTATCGCATCGGCTTCGGCGCGGAACTGCGCACCGACAGGGGCTGA